AAGGAGTTGCCTTCACAAAATAAGTCTTCGATTCCTAAATCGGCAAAACTACAGGAAATAAGCCGTGGTGTAACGCTTATCTTTGAGGATAAAAATATCTTTCTGGCATTAATCATCCGGGTGTTATGCAACCTGGCATTGTTTGGTTTTCCTATCTTTATGCCGTTGCATTATACCTCTCAGGAGGTGGGGTTTACTGCGGAAGAATGGATGCGAATCTGGGGGATATTCTTCCTGGTGCAGCCGGTCACTAATGTTCTGTGGGGCATAATTGGCGATCGAATTGGCTGGTTATTCCAGATGCGCTGGGTAGGCTTCTTTGGTTGTACTATAACCACGTTATTGTTCTATTTTATGCCTCTGTACTTCCCTGCCAGTCTTGGGATGGCTATCTTTTTTGCTCTTTTGTTAGCGTTTACGCTTACCTCTTTTGTCCCCATGGGGGCTATTTTTCCGATGCTGGCGCCCGATCATAAAGGTGCGGCAATTTCAGTGCAAAATCTGGGGGGTGGCATTGGCAACTTCATTGGCCCAGCTATTGCTACGCTCCTCTTTAGTCTGTCTTTTGATATTAAAACTGTGGTCATCTGCTATTCAGCACTTTACTTCCTCGGCGGAGTGCTGACGTGGTTTATTCGAAATCCTCAGCTCAATCTGACGCAGAACGAAATGGATTTAACCTCTCTGACTCTTAAGGAAGAAAAATGAACATTGATAATTTTTTTGGTTTGAACGGAAAAGTTGCCATGGTGACTGGCGCATCGGCAGGTATTGGACTCGCCATTGTCGAATTGATGAATGAATTAGGCGTAACGGTCATCATGGTGGATAAAAATCCGCAGGTTGTCGAACAGGCGAAACATATACTGGGTAAAGGTATCGGCATCGCCGCCGATCTATCCGATATTGATGCGATCCCTGCACTGGTTCAGCACGTAGTGGATGGTTATGGGCGTATTGATATTCTGGTGAATAATGCCGGGATCGGCATTCTTGAATCAGCCTCAGAGGTGAAAAAAGAGAGCTGGGATGCGACATTGCTGGTTAACCTGACAGCGCCTTACTTCCTCTCTCAGGCGGTTGGAGAGTTTATGATAAACCAGCACAGTGGCCGTATCGTTAATATTGCCTCCCAGGCCAGCGTTATTGCTCTGGAGAATCACGCAGCGTACTGCACAAGTAAAGCCGGACTGGTTATTGCGTCAAAAGTGTTGGCGGCAGAGTGGGGGAAATATGGCATTACCGTCAATACTATTTCCCCAACCGTGGTAGAAACGGAATTAGGTAAACGCTACTGGCAGGGTGAAAGGGCAACCGAGATGAAGGCTAAAATTCCAACAGGGCGTTTTGCCATGCCGGATGAAATAGCGGCTGCGGTGGCTTATCTTG
This Klebsiella sp. RHBSTW-00484 DNA region includes the following protein-coding sequences:
- a CDS encoding MFS transporter → MPVKLFWGYIAIAIFMTGDGVELAFLSKYIIDIGFGVSQSAMIFTVYAVTAAIASWLSGGISEIYGPRKIMALGVVWWVVFHVLFIHFGLAAKNYPLILVFYALRGFAYPLFFYAFYVLVVQRTPPHRLASATGWIWSMFTIGYGIVASFLPSVTIPLMGFIATLWMSLAWVVAGGILALLTLKELPSQNKSSIPKSAKLQEISRGVTLIFEDKNIFLALIIRVLCNLALFGFPIFMPLHYTSQEVGFTAEEWMRIWGIFFLVQPVTNVLWGIIGDRIGWLFQMRWVGFFGCTITTLLFYFMPLYFPASLGMAIFFALLLAFTLTSFVPMGAIFPMLAPDHKGAAISVQNLGGGIGNFIGPAIATLLFSLSFDIKTVVICYSALYFLGGVLTWFIRNPQLNLTQNEMDLTSLTLKEEK
- a CDS encoding GolD/DthD family dehydrogenase; its protein translation is MNIDNFFGLNGKVAMVTGASAGIGLAIVELMNELGVTVIMVDKNPQVVEQAKHILGKGIGIAADLSDIDAIPALVQHVVDGYGRIDILVNNAGIGILESASEVKKESWDATLLVNLTAPYFLSQAVGEFMINQHSGRIVNIASQASVIALENHAAYCTSKAGLVIASKVLAAEWGKYGITVNTISPTVVETELGKRYWQGERATEMKAKIPTGRFAMPDEIAAAVAYLVSDKAGMVTGENLIVDGGYTII